In Porites lutea chromosome 1, jaPorLute2.1, whole genome shotgun sequence, a single genomic region encodes these proteins:
- the LOC140953081 gene encoding uncharacterized protein, translated as MQEPFEASFSTLVFYAMSGPETASVPQASLETNNTGDSAQPSALSSDTSLSNAETLQLFSQLLDVKFDQKFAAFKRDLEDKEAATQSQLKKLKTESKASNSFTFKGNKVQYELNISLHDLVDGAIKNVSKGNLSAAISELESVKTLITKRNKLIRFADKSPAGWTAVEEYESDELAEDSEDEKRLRSAERRALAKIREKKRRNSSVRPSYTSTRQPSSEASSVRSSNTLPVNQQLFRGQSFRERRPQPSDKCFSCGQRGHWANSTSCPSRLRGTVAVPSSSKAAN; from the coding sequence ATGCAAGAGCCATTCGAGGCATCTTTTTCAACCCTAGTTTTTTATGCCATGTCGGGTCCTGAAACAGCGAGCGTTCCTCAAGCGTCTTTGGAAACTAACAACACCGGAGACTCTGCTCAACCGAGTGCTCTTTCCTCGGATACGTCCTTATCAAACGCTGAAACTTTGCAGTTATTTTCCCAGCTTTTGGACGTcaaatttgatcaaaagttCGCTGCCTTTAAGCGCGATCTCGAGGACAAAGAAGCTGCCACACAATCGCAGCTTAAGAAGCTGAAAACCGAATCGAAAGCGTCAAATTCCTTTACTTTCAAGGGCAACAAAGTACAGTACGAACTTAACATCTCTTTGCACGACTTAGTGGACGGTGCCATTAAGAACGTCTCAAAAGGGAACCTTTCAGCAGCGATTTCCGAACTTGAATCGGTAAAGACACTtattacaaaacgaaacaagcTTATTCGCTTTGCGGATAAGAGTCCTGCGGGCTGGACAGCCGTTGAAGAGTACGAATCAGATGAGTTGGCGGAGGATTCTGAGGATGAAAAGAGGCTTCGTTCAGCAGAAAGACGGGCATTGGCCAAGATCCGCGAGAAGAAGCGTAGGAATTCGTCTGTCCGACCTAGCTATACAAGTACCCGTCAGCCATCGAGTGAAGCTTCTTCTGTTCGTTCTTCCAATACTCTTCCTGTTAATCAGCAGCTTTTTCGTGGGCAGTCCTTTCGCGAGCGTCGACCTCAACCTTCGGACAAGTGCTTCAGTTGCGGACAGAGAGGTCATTGGGCAAATTCAACTTCCTGCCCCAGCCGCCTTAGAGGAACCGTTGCAGTCCCTTCAAGTAGCAAGGCCGCAAACTGA
- the LOC140931168 gene encoding uncharacterized protein yields the protein MAVKSELSQAGFVANSVKSIWVPVQSLRWLGYQWDLKLNLLSIPVEKINRLLASIDIVLLQSRLPARQLASVTGSIISNMLVFGNVCKLMTKNLHRALDRRHGWDSCVDLDPCARKELEFWKNNVSNLNSRSFLNTVRKPSRIVYSDASATGCAAFIATDDTPVSHINWDSLQMSQSSTWRELHCVSFALKSFAHLLSGCDVKWFTDNQAVPSIVHSGSMKEHLHILALEIFQTAKDNKVDIEVEWIPRTQNERADYLSKIVDYDDWTVKDCYFHAVTSVWGPCSVDCFASYKNRKVPRFYSKYFNPDSLGVDSLAFSWVGETCWLVPPISLVKKVVLHVCLCHCRGILVVPYWPSAHYWPLLVERGGVFKSFVADCLYVENGRRAFALKIAHLKDPELRKLAADLPLRTIEAKAPSTTDRYSRAFQKFREWSSPYNEVVCLPSDEISVALYLESLIQGGSPYSSLESACYGINWAHNLYGFQSPCDSKLVKNVLEAAKRGFAKPVSKKEPVTPAMILDICNRFAGPNANLSDLRLATICVTAYTAFLRSFVELGYPKNLFGLHSLRAGGASAAANAGVSDRLFKRHGRWKTDQAKDGYVKDKLDSLLSVSKSLHI from the exons ATGGCCGTGAAATCAGAATTGTCCCAAGCGGGCTTTGTAGCTAATAGTGTTAAAAGCATATGGGTTCCAGTTCAGTCTCTCAGATGGTTGGGCTATCAATGGGATTTGAAGCTTAATTTGTTATCTATTCCTGTGGAAAAAATCAACAGGCTACTAGCGAGTATTGACATTGTGCTCCTTCAAAGTAGATTACCAGCCAGGCAATTGGCCTCTGTCACCGGAAGTATTATTTCTAATATGCTTGTTTTTGGCAATGTGTGCAAACTGATGACCAAAAACCTACACAGGGCTCTCGATCGCAGGCATGGGTGGGATTCCTGTGTTGATTTAGACCCATGCGCTCGCAAAGAGTTAGAGTTTTGGAAGAATAACGTTTCTAACCTGAATTCTAGGTCGTTTCTCAATACTGTTCGTAAGCCATCTCGCATTGTCTATTCAGATGCCAGTGCTACTGGCTGTGCTGCCTTTATTGCAACTGATGATACGCCTGTCTCGCATATTAACTGGGATTCATTACAGATGAGCCAGAGCTCTACCTGGAGAGAACTTCACTGCGTCAGTTTTGCTCTGAAAAGTTTTGCACACCTTCTCTCAGGCTGCGATGTTAAGTGGTTTACTGACAACCAAGCAGTTCCTTCGATTGTTCATTCTGGTAGTATGAAGGAGCATTTGCATATCTTGGCGCTCGAAATATTTCAGACCGCCAAAGATAATAAGGTTGACATTGAGGTTGAGTGGATACCTCGTACTCAGAATGAGAGAGCAGATTATTTGAGTAAGATTGTTGATTATGATGACTGGACAGTCAAAGATTGCTATTTTCATGCTGTTACCTCTGTTTGGGGCCCCTGCTCAGTAGACTGTTTTGCTAGCTACAAAAATCGCAAGGTTCCCAGGTTCTATTCCAAATACTTTAATCCAGATTCCTTGGGTGTCGATTCGCTCGCCTTTAGTTGGGTCGGCGAAACATGTTGGCTTGTGCCACCTATTTCGCTAGTTAAGAAGGTCGTCCTTCATGTCTGTTTGTGTCATTGTCGGGGAATTTTGGTAGTTCCTTATTGGCCGTCAGCCCATTACTGGCCCCTTTTGGTGGAACGCGGGGGTGTTTTCAAGTCATTTGTTGCAGATTGTCTCTACGTTGAGAATG GTAGACGTGCGTTTGCTTTGAAGATTGCTCATCTAAAGGATCCAGAGCTTCGTAAGTTAGCAGCCGATCTTCCCTTGCGTACCATTGAAGCGAAGGCTCCTTCGACGACGGACCGTTACTCAAGAGCTTTTCAGAAATTCAGGGAATGGTCTTCACCTTATAACGAGGTCGTTTGCCTGCCATCGGACGAGATATCAGTTGCTCTTTACTTAGAGTCCCTGATTCAGGGTGGTTCTCCTTATTCTTCCCTTGAGTCTGCTTGCTATGGTATTAATTGGGCGCATAATTTGTATGGTTTTCAAAGTCCTTGCGATTCCAAATTGGTTAAGAACGTGCTCGAGGCAGCTAAAAGAGGTTTTGCGAAACCTGTTTCTAAAAAAGAACCCGTTACCCCCGCTATGATTTTAGATATTTGTAATAGGTTTGCCGGTCCTAATGCTAATCTTTCTGATCTTCGTTTAGCAACCATTTGCGTAACCGCGTATACCGCTTTTCTCCGCT CGTTTGTTGAATTAGGTTATCCGAAGAATTTATTTGGTTTACATAGTTTAAGGGCGGGAGGTGCTTCCGCGGCCGCTAACGCAGGCGTTAGCGATCGGCTTTTTAAGCGTCATGGAAGGTGGAAAACGGATCAAGCTAAAGACGGTTATGTTAAGGACAAACTAGATTCTCTTCTCTCAGTGTCTAAAAGTTTACATATTTAG